Below is a window of Deltaproteobacteria bacterium DNA.
ATATCAATGATGCCGCGTTCTGTTTTTATGTAACCCTTATCCTCTATCTGTCTTACAATCCTTATTGTTGTTTCAACTGTGGTACCGCACATCTCTGCGATATCCTGTCTTTTTATTTTTAATGTATGACTACCTGTAGCTTCGTATAGTTTTAGAAGTGTTATGATAATCCTTTTATCAACATGCTCTGTTGCTATGTTCTTTACGGTATCAAGCAAATCCCTGAGTTTTCTTCCAAGGTCGGAAATGATATCAAGAGTAATCTGCGGCTCATTATTAAGCAGTTCTATCAGCTTGTATCTTTCAAGAACGAATGCCTTTGTATCAACCATTGCAACGGCTGAGGCAGGGTAGGGTTTATTGTCGAATACGGCAACCTCTCCGAATATCTGTCCATTATCAATAATGCG
It encodes the following:
- a CDS encoding Crp/Fnr family transcriptional regulator, which gives rise to MDNVVPILKKFPFFYTVSDVLLEKVGKIGIKKSYVKDECIFNEGESPKAMGLIIEGRIKVVKHSPEGKDVIVRIIDNGQIFGEVAVFDNKPYPASAVAMVDTKAFVLERYKLIELLNNEPQITLDIISDLGRKLRDLLDTVKNIATEHVDKRIIITLLKLYEATGSHTLKIKRQDIAEMCGTTVETTIRIVRQIEDKGYIKTERGIIDIINAEALKNLYSNH